AACGGAGCCGCGCCATTTTCGGGGCTCATGGCCCCATCGGCTGATATAGCACGTATGATTTTTCTTTTTAAATAAGCTTCGGCTGACCCATGATTGGAAGCTTTTTTAAGGAACTCTGCAACACTGGGATCTTCGCTATACTTGCTGTCTAGTTTTGACAACATAAGGGCTTTAGATATTTTTTTCACCGTCATTGATGCATCTGAACAGTCTGCAAGACGACATTGAGCAGGTAAGAGCTTCGCATCTTTCGCCAACTGCATAAATTCTGGATCTTTTGCCAAACGCTCATTGATGAGTTTTGAATTAGCTAAAGCCAATTTCTCTTCATTCAGCGAATTTATCATTTGTTTGCGTTTTTCGGAAACGTACTTGCCGTTAAATTTATTTCTGAAATAGCTCGCAGGATCTTTACAAAATTCAGATTGAGCCAAAGCCAAATTAGAAATCAATGTTGTCAAAATCAATAGAAACTTCATTGTAAGCTTGTCGGAAGAAATGAAAGGCTTCTTTATGCCTTGCACGTCTTGGGTATGGCTTATAAAATAGCCGAACTGTGACCAGACAAGAATATTTATCCCAAATTTGGACAAACTATCCCGCAATGCCTTCTAATTCTAAGGCTGCTGGTCGAATTTATAAAATCGAACGGGACGAGGATTCTTTGAAGTTGGTTCTCCTTCGCGATCAAAAGACTCGAAAAATCCAATTTGAAAAAGCTCCGCCGTATTCAGAGTTTTTGATGGAAGGGGACCTGGTTGCCGTTGTTTCTTCGAACGAAATCGTTCTGCTGGCTCCGCAAAAAAAATCTTTACCTCATCGTCAGTTTGATCCTGAGTTGCTAAAGACTTGGAATGTCTACGTGCAAGGTCTTCGTGATTTTTTTACTTCTCAAGATTTTATCGAATTAAAAACGCCGTCTTTGGTTGTTTGTCCTGGAACAGAACCAAGTCTTGATGTGTTCTCTACGACTTTAAAAGTAGGTTCACGTACACAAAAACTTTATTTGCCGACAAGTCCTGAGCTTCATCTCAAAAAAGCTTTAGCTTTAGGGGCAGAAAAGATTTTTGAAATAGCTCCGTGTTACCGAAATGGTGAAGTCACGGAAAGACATCAGCCGGAATTTTTGATGCTCGAATGGTACAGAGCTTTTGATAATCTTACGAGTATTAAAAAAGATGTGGAAAACCTGGTGCACACTTTGACGAAGCTTCTGAAGGTATCCGGCCCGCGCAGTGTGAAAAGTCATTCGATCGCAGAACTTTTTAAAACCTACAGCGATTTCGATCTTCGCCCTGATACAACAAAAGAAGAACTCAAAAAATTAGCAGAGAAGTTGCAAGTCGACGTGCGCAGTGCCGAAAGCATCGACGATTTTTTCTTTTTGATTTTTATGGAAAAAATCGAATCAAAACTTCCGCCAGAAGATTTGATCTTTGTCGAAAAATACCCCCCTTATCAAGCGGCTCTGGCGCGTTTAACAGAAGATGGGTGGGGAGATCGTTTTGAAGTTTATTGGAAGGGCCTGGAACTTGCGAACGCTTTCCATGAGCTCAATCATCCCGAAATTCAACGTCTGCGCTCAGCCGAAGATTTAGAAAAAAAGAAAGACCTTCGTAAGGAAGTCGTCAGTCTCGACGAAGAATTTTTTGAATGCCTAGAAGCA
This region of Bdellovibrio sp. BCCA genomic DNA includes:
- the epmA gene encoding EF-P lysine aminoacylase EpmA, whose translation is MKLVLLRDQKTRKIQFEKAPPYSEFLMEGDLVAVVSSNEIVLLAPQKKSLPHRQFDPELLKTWNVYVQGLRDFFTSQDFIELKTPSLVVCPGTEPSLDVFSTTLKVGSRTQKLYLPTSPELHLKKALALGAEKIFEIAPCYRNGEVTERHQPEFLMLEWYRAFDNLTSIKKDVENLVHTLTKLLKVSGPRSVKSHSIAELFKTYSDFDLRPDTTKEELKKLAEKLQVDVRSAESIDDFFFLIFMEKIESKLPPEDLIFVEKYPPYQAALARLTEDGWGDRFEVYWKGLELANAFHELNHPEIQRLRSAEDLEKKKDLRKEVVSLDEEFFECLEAGMPPSGGIALGVERLFMAILGKERISDLRLFPL